Proteins co-encoded in one Klebsiella michiganensis genomic window:
- a CDS encoding PTS mannose transporter subunit IID (hosphoenolpyruvate-dependent sugar phosphotransferase system catalyzes the phosphorylation of incoming sugar substrates concomitant with their translocation across the cell membrane; IID with IIC forms the translocation channel) — MVDSTKLATEKKITQSDIRGVFLRSNLFQGSWNFERMQALGFCFCMVPVIKRLYPENNDARRQAIKRHLEFFNTHPYVAAPVLGVTLAMEEQRANGAEIDDGAINGIKVGLMGPLAGVGDPIFWGTVRPVFAALGAGIAMSGSLLGPLLFFILFNAVRLLTRYYGVAYGYRKGVDIVKDMGGGFLQKLTEGASILGLFVMGALVNKWTHVNIPLVVSKITDQTGAVKVTTVQTILDQLMPGLVPLLLTFACMWLLRKKVNALWIIMGFFVIGIVGYAIGLLGL; from the coding sequence ATGGTTGATTCCACTAAATTAGCGACTGAGAAGAAAATCACCCAGAGTGATATCCGTGGCGTATTCCTGCGTTCTAACCTGTTCCAGGGTTCATGGAACTTCGAGCGTATGCAGGCGTTAGGTTTCTGCTTCTGTATGGTGCCGGTTATCAAACGACTGTACCCGGAAAACAACGACGCCCGCCGTCAGGCTATCAAACGTCATCTGGAGTTCTTTAACACCCACCCTTACGTTGCCGCCCCTGTGCTTGGGGTTACTCTGGCAATGGAAGAGCAGCGCGCTAACGGCGCAGAGATTGACGACGGTGCGATTAACGGCATCAAAGTTGGTCTGATGGGGCCGCTGGCAGGCGTAGGCGACCCTATTTTCTGGGGTACCGTGCGCCCGGTCTTTGCCGCCCTGGGTGCCGGTATCGCCATGAGCGGTAGCCTACTTGGCCCACTGCTGTTCTTTATTCTGTTCAACGCAGTGCGCCTGCTGACCCGCTACTATGGCGTGGCCTATGGCTACCGCAAAGGCGTCGATATCGTTAAGGATATGGGCGGCGGCTTCCTGCAAAAACTGACGGAAGGGGCGTCTATTCTCGGCCTCTTTGTCATGGGGGCGTTGGTTAACAAGTGGACGCACGTTAACATCCCGCTGGTGGTGTCAAAAATTACCGACCAGACCGGGGCAGTTAAAGTGACCACCGTGCAAACCATCCTCGACCAGCTGATGCCGGGCCTGGTGCCGTTGCTGCTGACCTTTGCCTGTATGTGGCTGCTGCGTAAAAAAGTCAACGCGCTGTGGATCATCATGGGCTTCTTCGTCATCGGGATTGTGGGTTACGCTATCGGCCTGCTGGGCCTGTAA
- a CDS encoding endoribonuclease L-PSP has protein sequence MSIARIKPEARWSDAVIHNQTVYYTGVPENLDADAYQQTANTLQQIDTLLAELGSDKTRILDATIFLPDGEDFAAMNKAWDEWVVAGKAPVRCTVQAKLMNPRYKVEIKIIAAV, from the coding sequence ATGAGTATTGCGCGTATTAAACCTGAAGCCCGCTGGTCTGATGCGGTTATCCATAACCAGACCGTGTACTACACCGGCGTGCCAGAAAACCTGGATGCCGACGCTTATCAGCAGACGGCAAACACCCTTCAGCAAATCGACACCCTGCTGGCCGAGCTCGGCAGCGATAAGACCCGCATTCTTGATGCAACGATTTTCCTGCCCGATGGCGAAGATTTTGCGGCGATGAATAAAGCGTGGGATGAGTGGGTCGTGGCGGGTAAAGCGCCGGTACGCTGCACCGTACAGGCTAAGTTGATGAACCCGCGTTACAAAGTGGAAATCAAAATCATCGCCGCCGTGTAA
- a CDS encoding PTS mannose transporter subunit IIAB (catalyzes the phosphorylation of incoming sugar substrates concomitant with their translocation across the cell membrane; subunit IIA transfers a phosphoryl group to subunit IIB; subunit IIB transfers the phosphoryl group to the substrate), with amino-acid sequence MTIAIVIGTHGWAAEQLLKTAEMLLGEQENVGWIDFVPGENAETLIEKYNAQLEKLDTSKGVLFLVDTWGGSPFNAASRIVVDKENYEVVAGVNIPMLVETLMSRDDNPTFDDLVAHAVETGREGVKALKAKPIEKAAPAPVAAAPKAAAPAKPMGPNDYMNIGLARIDDRLIHGQVATRWTKETNVTRIIVVSDEVAADTVRKTLLTQVAPPGVTAHVVDVAKMIRVYNNPKYAGERVMLLFTNPTDVERIVEGGVKITSVNIGGMAFRQGKTQVNNAISVDEKDIEAFKKLNDRGIELEARKVSTDQKLKMMDLIAKVK; translated from the coding sequence GTGACTATTGCTATTGTCATAGGCACACATGGCTGGGCAGCGGAACAATTGCTGAAAACCGCCGAAATGCTATTAGGCGAACAAGAGAACGTTGGCTGGATAGATTTCGTGCCGGGTGAAAATGCTGAAACCCTGATCGAGAAATATAACGCTCAACTGGAGAAGTTAGACACCAGCAAAGGCGTGTTATTCCTCGTGGATACCTGGGGTGGCAGTCCATTCAACGCAGCAAGTCGTATCGTTGTGGATAAAGAAAATTACGAAGTGGTCGCCGGGGTGAATATCCCGATGCTGGTCGAAACCCTTATGTCGCGGGACGACAATCCAACGTTCGACGATCTGGTTGCACACGCGGTTGAAACCGGCCGTGAAGGTGTGAAAGCGCTGAAAGCCAAGCCGATTGAGAAAGCCGCACCGGCCCCCGTTGCCGCAGCGCCTAAAGCCGCTGCACCGGCCAAACCGATGGGCCCGAACGATTACATGAACATCGGTCTGGCGCGTATTGACGACCGTTTAATTCATGGCCAGGTTGCCACCCGCTGGACGAAAGAAACCAACGTTACCCGCATTATCGTCGTCAGCGACGAAGTGGCGGCAGACACCGTTCGCAAAACGCTGCTGACCCAGGTCGCACCACCGGGCGTCACCGCGCATGTGGTTGATGTCGCAAAAATGATCCGCGTTTACAACAACCCGAAATACGCTGGGGAACGCGTGATGCTGCTGTTCACTAACCCAACCGACGTGGAGCGCATTGTTGAAGGTGGCGTAAAAATCACCTCCGTCAACATCGGCGGCATGGCCTTCCGCCAGGGCAAAACCCAGGTTAACAACGCCATTTCCGTTGATGAGAAAGATATTGAGGCCTTCAAAAAGCTAAATGACCGCGGTATTGAGCTTGAAGCACGGAAAGTGTCTACCGATCAAAAACTGAAAATGATGGATCTGATCGCTAAAGTTAAATGA
- the pabB gene encoding aminodeoxychorismate synthase (para-aminobenzoate synthase component 1; catalyzes the formation of 4-amino-4-deoxychorismate from chorismate and L-glutamine): MNVTTSPAFRELSWQADAVQHYFRAVSAQPWAMLLHSGFAEHPHNRFDIMVASPLATLVTRGQETVIERDGLSSRYGECPLELLQQTLDSFDLTTPPNADIPFCGGALGLFSYDLGRRFEKLPATAEQDLTTPDMAVGIYDWALIADHHLQRLTLVCRGDIEARLAWLNALSPRQEIQPFRLTSQWQSNMSRETYGEKFRQIQAYLRSGDCYQVNLAQRFSASFEGDEWQAFETLNQANRAPFSAFLRLPQSCILSHSPERFVLLEDKQIQTRPIKGTLPRLADPQADAAQAERLANSAKDRAENLMIVDLLRNDIGRVAVPGSVKVPELFVVEPFPAVHHLVSTITAALPETLSACDLLRATFPGGSITGAPKVRAMEIIEELEPQRRNAWCGSIGYISFCEKMDTSITIRTLTAEGGKLYCSAGGGIVADSNEAAEYQETFDKVNRILPLLEN, translated from the coding sequence ATGAATGTTACAACCTCCCCCGCTTTTCGCGAACTCAGCTGGCAGGCCGATGCCGTTCAGCACTATTTCCGTGCTGTTTCCGCTCAGCCCTGGGCCATGCTGCTTCATTCTGGCTTTGCCGAACACCCGCATAATCGTTTCGATATTATGGTCGCCAGCCCGCTTGCGACGCTGGTCACCCGTGGCCAGGAAACCGTTATTGAACGCGACGGCCTTTCATCGCGGTACGGCGAATGCCCGCTGGAGCTGTTACAGCAAACGCTGGACAGCTTTGACCTGACCACCCCACCCAATGCCGATATCCCATTCTGCGGCGGTGCGCTTGGGTTATTCAGTTACGATCTGGGCCGCCGCTTTGAAAAACTCCCGGCGACGGCTGAACAGGATTTAACCACGCCGGACATGGCCGTCGGCATTTATGACTGGGCGTTAATTGCAGACCATCACCTGCAGCGCCTGACGCTGGTCTGCCGGGGAGACATTGAGGCTCGTCTGGCCTGGCTGAATGCACTCTCCCCCCGGCAGGAGATTCAGCCTTTCCGGCTGACCAGCCAATGGCAGTCCAATATGTCCCGGGAAACATACGGTGAGAAATTCCGCCAGATCCAGGCTTATCTCAGAAGCGGGGATTGCTACCAGGTCAACCTGGCTCAGCGATTCAGCGCCAGCTTTGAAGGGGATGAATGGCAGGCTTTCGAAACGCTAAATCAGGCGAACCGCGCGCCGTTCAGCGCTTTTCTGCGGCTACCGCAGAGCTGTATTCTTAGCCATTCCCCGGAACGGTTTGTACTGCTTGAGGACAAGCAAATCCAAACTCGCCCGATTAAAGGCACTCTGCCTCGCCTTGCCGATCCGCAGGCAGACGCCGCGCAAGCCGAACGCCTGGCTAACTCAGCCAAAGATCGCGCTGAAAATCTGATGATTGTTGATTTGCTGCGAAACGATATCGGCCGCGTCGCAGTCCCGGGCAGCGTCAAAGTGCCGGAGCTTTTTGTCGTGGAACCTTTCCCGGCGGTACATCACCTGGTGAGCACCATTACCGCCGCGCTGCCCGAGACGCTTAGCGCCTGCGATCTATTGCGCGCCACCTTCCCCGGCGGTTCAATCACCGGTGCGCCCAAAGTTCGGGCCATGGAAATTATTGAAGAGCTCGAGCCTCAGCGTCGCAACGCATGGTGCGGTAGTATCGGCTACATTAGCTTCTGCGAAAAGATGGATACCAGCATCACCATCCGCACGCTGACTGCCGAAGGCGGGAAATTATACTGTTCTGCCGGGGGCGGGATCGTCGCCGACAGTAACGAAGCGGCGGAATATCAGGAAACTTTTGATAAAGTTAATCGTATCCTGCCCTTACTGGAGAATTAA
- a CDS encoding PTS mannose transporter subunit IIC (catalyzes the phosphorylation of incoming sugar substrates concomitant with their translocation across the cell membrane; the IIC domain forms the PTS system translocation channel and contains the specific substrate-binding site) — protein sequence MEITTLQIVLVFVVACIAGMESVLDEFQFHRPLIACTLIGAVLGDMKTGIIIGGTLEMIALGWMNIGAAVAPDAALASIISTILVIAGHQSIGAGIALAIPLAAAGQVLTIIVRTITVGFQHAADKAANNGNLTALSWIHVSSLFLQAMRIAIPAVIVAISVGTSEVQNMLNAIPEVVTSGLNIAGGMIVVVGYAMVINMMRAGYLMPFFYLGFVTAAFTNFNLVALGVIGAVMAILYIQLSPKYNRSAGAPAQAAAANDLDNELD from the coding sequence ATGGAGATTACCACTCTTCAGATTGTGCTGGTGTTTGTCGTAGCCTGTATCGCCGGTATGGAGTCGGTGCTCGATGAATTTCAGTTCCACCGTCCGCTTATCGCCTGTACTTTAATCGGCGCCGTACTTGGCGACATGAAAACCGGCATCATCATCGGCGGTACGCTGGAGATGATTGCCCTGGGCTGGATGAACATCGGTGCCGCCGTGGCCCCGGATGCCGCCCTCGCCTCTATTATCTCAACCATCCTCGTCATCGCCGGGCATCAAAGCATTGGGGCGGGTATCGCCCTGGCTATCCCACTGGCTGCAGCGGGCCAGGTACTGACCATCATCGTTCGTACTATCACCGTGGGCTTCCAGCACGCTGCGGATAAGGCGGCCAATAACGGCAACCTGACGGCGCTTTCCTGGATCCACGTCTCTTCCCTGTTCCTGCAGGCAATGCGTATCGCTATTCCAGCGGTTATCGTCGCCATCTCCGTGGGCACCAGTGAAGTTCAGAACATGCTGAACGCCATTCCAGAAGTGGTGACCAGCGGCCTGAACATCGCCGGCGGCATGATCGTGGTGGTCGGTTACGCGATGGTCATCAACATGATGCGCGCGGGCTACCTGATGCCGTTCTTCTACCTCGGTTTCGTTACCGCGGCGTTCACCAACTTCAACCTGGTGGCACTGGGTGTGATTGGCGCAGTAATGGCCATTCTCTACATTCAGCTGAGCCCGAAATATAACCGTAGCGCCGGCGCGCCGGCCCAGGCTGCTGCCGCTAACGATCTTGATAACGAACTGGACTAA
- a CDS encoding NUDIX hydrolase: protein MPGSSLTLNDFLARFQLLRPADSGPVSNKRQAAVLVPIVRRPQPGLLLTQRSLMLRKHAGQVAFPGGAVDDTDSSLIAAALREAQEEVAIPPESVEVIGTLPPVDSVTGFQVTPIVGIIPPDLPWRASEDEVSAVFEMPLAEALRLGRYHPLDIHRRGNAHRVWLSWYQRYFVWGMTAGIIRELSLQVDSDPGDTLKR, encoded by the coding sequence ATGCCTGGTTCGTCCCTGACGCTGAATGATTTCCTTGCCCGATTTCAACTGCTACGCCCGGCAGACAGCGGGCCGGTCAGCAACAAACGTCAGGCGGCGGTACTGGTGCCGATTGTGCGGCGGCCTCAGCCGGGGCTTTTGCTCACCCAGCGCTCGCTGATGCTACGCAAACACGCCGGTCAGGTGGCCTTCCCCGGCGGAGCGGTAGACGACACCGACAGTTCGCTGATAGCCGCCGCGCTGCGGGAGGCGCAGGAAGAAGTCGCCATTCCGCCAGAATCCGTCGAGGTTATCGGTACTCTTCCCCCGGTAGACAGCGTGACCGGTTTCCAGGTAACGCCTATTGTTGGCATCATTCCCCCTGATTTGCCGTGGCGCGCCAGTGAAGATGAAGTCTCTGCGGTGTTTGAAATGCCGCTCGCCGAAGCGCTGCGCCTTGGGCGCTATCATCCGTTAGATATTCATCGCCGCGGCAATGCGCATCGCGTCTGGCTCTCCTGGTATCAACGCTATTTTGTCTGGGGCATGACGGCGGGCATTATTCGCGAACTCTCTTTACAGGTAGATAGCGATCCAGGCGACACTTTAAAACGCTGA
- a CDS encoding serine dehydratase (catalyzes the formation of pyruvate from serine) — protein sequence MISIFDMFKVGIGPSSSHTVGPMKAGKQFVDALIEQGLLDSTTRIAVDVYGSLSLTGKGHHTDIAIIMGLAGNQPDNVDIDAIPAFIRDVETRGRLLIAQGRHEVDFPQDNGMRFRSDNLPLHENGMQIHAYSGDKEIYSKTYYSIGGGFIVDEEHFGKDAVSEVSVPYPFHSAQEMLQHCKDTGLSVSGMVMQNELALHSRQEIEEYFANIWQTMRACIDRGMNTEGVLPGPLRVPRRASALRRMLVSTDKLSNDPMNVVDWVNMFALAVNEENAAGGRVVTAPTNGACGIVPAVLAYYDHFIEPVTPDTWTRYFLDSGAIGVLYKMNASISGAEVGCQGEVGVACSMAAAGLAEILGASPEQVCVAAEIGMEHNLGLTCDPVAGQVQVPCIERNAIASVKAINATRMAMRRTSAPRVSLDKVIETMYETGKDMNAKYRETSRGGLAIKVQCD from the coding sequence GTGATTAGCATATTCGACATGTTCAAAGTCGGCATCGGGCCATCCAGCTCCCATACCGTCGGGCCAATGAAGGCCGGGAAACAGTTTGTCGACGCACTGATCGAACAAGGGCTGCTGGACAGTACCACCCGCATCGCGGTGGACGTCTACGGTTCCCTTTCCCTGACGGGGAAAGGCCACCACACCGATATCGCGATTATTATGGGTCTGGCCGGCAACCAGCCCGATAACGTAGATATCGACGCTATTCCTGCTTTTATTCGCGACGTTGAAACCCGTGGCCGCCTGCTAATTGCTCAAGGTCGTCATGAAGTGGATTTCCCGCAGGATAACGGCATGCGTTTTCGCAGCGACAACCTGCCGCTGCATGAAAACGGCATGCAGATCCACGCCTACAGCGGCGACAAAGAGATTTACAGCAAAACCTATTATTCCATCGGCGGCGGCTTCATCGTCGACGAGGAACACTTTGGTAAAGACGCGGTCAGCGAAGTCTCCGTGCCTTACCCGTTCCATTCCGCGCAGGAAATGCTGCAGCACTGCAAGGACACCGGACTTTCCGTGTCCGGCATGGTGATGCAGAACGAACTGGCGTTGCATAGCCGCCAGGAGATTGAAGAGTACTTCGCAAATATCTGGCAGACCATGCGCGCCTGTATCGATCGCGGTATGAACACCGAAGGCGTACTGCCCGGCCCGCTGCGTGTCCCGCGTCGTGCTTCTGCCCTGCGCCGGATGCTGGTGTCCACCGACAAGCTCTCCAACGACCCGATGAACGTGGTTGACTGGGTGAACATGTTTGCCCTGGCGGTGAACGAAGAGAACGCCGCCGGTGGCCGCGTGGTAACCGCGCCAACCAACGGTGCCTGCGGGATCGTGCCTGCGGTACTGGCTTATTATGACCACTTTATTGAACCGGTCACGCCGGACACCTGGACTCGCTACTTCCTGGACTCCGGCGCAATTGGCGTGCTGTACAAAATGAATGCTTCTATTTCTGGGGCAGAAGTGGGCTGCCAGGGTGAAGTGGGCGTCGCCTGTTCGATGGCGGCGGCAGGACTGGCTGAAATTCTGGGCGCTAGCCCGGAGCAGGTTTGCGTTGCGGCTGAAATTGGCATGGAGCATAACCTCGGCCTGACCTGTGACCCGGTCGCCGGGCAGGTACAGGTGCCTTGTATCGAACGTAACGCGATTGCCTCGGTGAAAGCTATCAACGCCACCCGAATGGCAATGCGTCGTACCAGCGCCCCGCGCGTTTCGCTCGATAAGGTCATTGAGACCATGTACGAAACCGGTAAGGACATGAACGCCAAATACCGCGAAACATCGCGAGGCGGGCTGGCCATTAAGGTTCAGTGCGATTAA
- a CDS encoding ATP-dependent helicase, whose translation MTDDFAADGQLAKVIPGFKPREAQREMAEAVTRAIKAGGELVVEAGTGTGKTYAYLAPALRSGKKVIISTGSKALQDQLFSRDLPTISRALKFTGRVALLKGRSNYLCLERLEQQSLAGGDLPVQALSDVMHLRGWASETVDGDISTCGTVAEDSTVWPMVTSTNDNCLGQDCPQYKDCFVVKARKKAMDADVVVVNHHLYLADMVVKESGFAELIPEAEVTIFDEAHQIPDIASQYFGQSISSRQLLDLAKDISIAYRTEVRDAQQLQKSADSLAQRTQDFRLQIGDPGYRGNLRELLADANIQRSLLLLDDALELCYDVAKLSLGRSALLDAAFERAVIYRGRIKRLKEINQPGYSYWYECNARHFTLALTPLSVADKFKEVIREKAGCWVFTSATLAVNDKMSHFTERLGIDDAETLLLASPFDYAKQALLCVPRGLPTPNQPHAGRHLANLLRPLIEANNGRCFMLCTSHAMMRDLAEQFRATMTLPVLLQGETSKGQLLQQFVEAGNALLVATSSFWEGVDVRGDTLSLVIIDKLPFTSPDDPLLKARMEDCRIRGGDPFDEVQLPDAVITLKQGVGRLIRDVEDRGVLVICDNRLVMRPYGAVFLNSLPPTPRTRDINRAVEFLNASGAQ comes from the coding sequence GTGACGGACGATTTTGCAGCAGACGGCCAACTGGCTAAGGTCATTCCCGGTTTCAAGCCGCGTGAGGCGCAGCGCGAAATGGCGGAGGCCGTAACCCGGGCGATTAAAGCCGGCGGTGAGCTGGTGGTAGAAGCCGGCACTGGTACAGGGAAAACTTACGCTTATCTTGCCCCCGCGCTGCGTTCTGGCAAAAAAGTCATTATTTCTACCGGCTCGAAAGCGCTGCAGGATCAGCTGTTTTCCCGCGATCTGCCGACGATATCGCGCGCGCTGAAATTTACCGGTCGCGTGGCGCTGCTGAAAGGGCGCTCTAACTACCTTTGTCTGGAAAGGCTGGAACAGCAGTCGCTGGCGGGCGGTGATTTGCCGGTGCAGGCGTTAAGCGACGTGATGCATTTGCGCGGCTGGGCCAGCGAAACCGTGGATGGCGATATCAGTACCTGTGGTACCGTCGCCGAAGACTCCACCGTCTGGCCGATGGTCACCAGTACCAACGACAACTGCCTGGGGCAGGACTGCCCGCAGTATAAGGACTGTTTCGTGGTCAAGGCGCGCAAAAAGGCGATGGACGCCGACGTGGTGGTAGTGAACCATCACTTGTACCTGGCCGACATGGTGGTGAAAGAGAGTGGCTTTGCGGAGTTGATTCCTGAGGCTGAGGTAACGATTTTCGATGAAGCTCATCAGATCCCGGATATCGCCAGCCAGTACTTTGGCCAGTCTATCTCCAGCCGACAGCTACTCGACCTCGCCAAAGACATTTCTATTGCCTATCGCACAGAAGTCCGTGATGCCCAACAGCTACAAAAAAGTGCCGACAGCCTGGCCCAGCGCACGCAGGATTTCCGCCTGCAAATAGGCGACCCTGGCTACCGGGGCAACTTACGCGAGCTGCTTGCGGACGCCAATATTCAGCGTTCTCTGCTGCTGCTCGATGACGCGCTGGAGCTGTGCTATGACGTGGCGAAGCTTTCTCTGGGGCGCTCAGCCCTGCTGGATGCCGCTTTTGAACGCGCGGTGATTTATCGCGGGCGAATCAAAAGGCTGAAAGAGATTAATCAGCCGGGCTACAGCTACTGGTATGAATGTAACGCCCGCCATTTCACGCTGGCCCTGACGCCGCTTTCCGTGGCCGACAAGTTTAAGGAAGTTATCCGGGAAAAAGCAGGATGCTGGGTCTTTACCTCGGCCACGCTTGCGGTGAATGACAAAATGAGTCATTTCACTGAACGGCTGGGCATCGACGACGCGGAAACGCTGCTGCTTGCCAGCCCGTTTGATTACGCCAAACAGGCGCTGCTGTGTGTGCCGAGGGGGCTGCCAACGCCCAATCAGCCCCACGCTGGCCGCCACCTGGCTAACCTGCTGCGTCCGCTTATCGAAGCCAACAACGGGCGCTGCTTTATGCTTTGTACCTCCCACGCCATGATGCGAGACCTGGCCGAGCAGTTCCGGGCCACCATGACGTTGCCCGTGCTGCTGCAGGGGGAGACCAGCAAGGGTCAATTGCTACAGCAGTTTGTTGAGGCCGGTAACGCCCTGCTGGTGGCAACCAGCAGTTTCTGGGAAGGCGTAGACGTGCGGGGCGACACGCTCTCCCTGGTCATCATCGACAAGTTGCCCTTTACCTCCCCGGACGATCCGTTGCTCAAGGCCCGAATGGAGGATTGCCGTATCCGCGGCGGCGACCCGTTTGACGAGGTGCAACTGCCCGACGCGGTGATTACCCTCAAGCAGGGCGTGGGTCGCCTGATACGAGATGTGGAAGACCGTGGGGTATTGGTTATCTGCGATAACCGTCTTGTCATGCGGCCATACGGCGCTGTTTTCCTCAACAGCCTGCCTCCTACGCCACGTACCAGGGATATAAATCGGGCAGTTGAGTTCCTCAATGCCTCAGGCGCGCAGTAA
- a CDS encoding membrane protein translates to MELLMDPQIWAGLLTLVVLEIVLGIDNLVFIAILADKLPPKQRDKARLIGLSLALIMRLALLSLISWLVTLTAPLFSIADFTFSGRDLIMLVGGIFLLFKATTELHERLENRQHDDGHGKGYASFWVVVLQIVVLDAVFSLDAVITAVGMVNHLPVMMAAVVIAMGVMLLASKPLTNFVNQHPTVVVLCLSFLLMIGLSLVAEGFGFHIPKGYLYAAIGFSIIIELFNQIARRNFIRHQSRQPLRARTADAILRMMSGKRQERVQNSEDSKVMTPIEAESFADEERYMINGVLTLASRSLRSIMTPRGEISWVDAMKSVPEIREQLLASPHSLFPVCRGELDEIIGVVRAKELLVALDEGVDVAAIAAQSPAIVVPETLDPINLLGVLRRARGSFVIVNNEFGVVQGLVTPLDVLEAIAGEFPDADETPEIVRDGDGWLVKGSTDLHALQQRLDIHRLMHSEEDIASIAGLVIAVNGHIPKVGDIIEVAPLRIQIVEANDYRVDLVRVEKERSPHEDEEE, encoded by the coding sequence ATGGAACTGTTAATGGACCCGCAAATCTGGGCCGGTTTGCTTACGCTGGTTGTGCTGGAAATCGTACTGGGTATTGATAACCTGGTGTTTATCGCCATTCTTGCGGACAAACTTCCGCCTAAGCAGCGTGATAAGGCCCGACTGATCGGCCTGTCGCTGGCGCTGATTATGCGTCTGGCACTGCTGTCGCTGATTTCGTGGCTGGTCACGTTAACCGCGCCGCTGTTTAGTATCGCGGATTTCACCTTCTCGGGCCGCGACCTGATTATGCTGGTGGGCGGTATCTTCCTGCTGTTTAAAGCGACCACGGAACTGCACGAGCGCCTTGAAAACCGTCAGCATGATGACGGGCACGGCAAGGGCTACGCCAGCTTCTGGGTAGTGGTGCTGCAGATTGTCGTGCTGGATGCTGTCTTCTCGCTGGATGCGGTGATTACCGCCGTGGGGATGGTGAACCATCTGCCGGTGATGATGGCTGCGGTCGTCATTGCGATGGGCGTCATGCTGCTTGCTTCCAAGCCGCTGACCAACTTTGTTAACCAACATCCGACGGTGGTTGTGCTCTGTCTGAGCTTCCTGCTGATGATTGGTCTGAGCCTGGTGGCTGAAGGCTTCGGTTTCCATATTCCAAAAGGTTATCTGTACGCGGCCATTGGCTTCTCGATCATCATCGAGCTGTTTAACCAGATCGCTCGCCGGAACTTTATTCGACATCAGTCGCGCCAGCCGCTGCGCGCGCGTACCGCCGATGCGATTCTGCGCATGATGAGCGGCAAGCGTCAGGAACGCGTACAAAACAGCGAAGACAGCAAGGTCATGACGCCAATCGAGGCGGAATCCTTTGCGGATGAAGAGCGCTACATGATTAACGGCGTGCTGACCCTGGCTTCACGCTCATTGCGCAGCATTATGACGCCGCGCGGTGAGATCTCCTGGGTTGATGCGATGAAGAGCGTGCCGGAGATCCGTGAACAGCTGCTGGCCTCTCCCCATAGCTTGTTCCCGGTATGCCGTGGCGAACTGGATGAAATCATTGGCGTCGTGCGCGCGAAAGAGCTGCTGGTGGCGCTGGACGAAGGCGTTGATGTGGCGGCGATTGCCGCTCAGTCCCCGGCCATTGTCGTGCCGGAAACGCTGGACCCGATCAACCTGCTTGGCGTGCTGCGTCGCGCTCGCGGTAGCTTCGTTATCGTAAACAACGAATTTGGCGTGGTACAGGGGCTGGTCACACCGCTGGACGTACTGGAGGCGATTGCCGGTGAATTCCCAGATGCGGATGAAACGCCTGAAATCGTTCGCGATGGCGACGGCTGGCTGGTCAAAGGTTCAACGGACCTGCATGCGCTTCAGCAGCGGCTGGATATCCATCGCCTGATGCACAGTGAAGAGGATATTGCCTCTATCGCTGGCCTCGTGATTGCGGTGAATGGCCATATCCCTAAAGTTGGGGATATCATCGAAGTGGCACCGTTGCGTATTCAGATAGTCGAAGCCAACGATTATCGCGTCGATTTGGTTCGCGTGGAGAAAGAACGTTCCCCACACGAAGACGAAGAAGAATAA